One genomic region from Pecten maximus chromosome 5, xPecMax1.1, whole genome shotgun sequence encodes:
- the LOC117327271 gene encoding LOW QUALITY PROTEIN: uncharacterized protein LOC117327271 (The sequence of the model RefSeq protein was modified relative to this genomic sequence to represent the inferred CDS: inserted 1 base in 1 codon; deleted 1 base in 1 codon) has translation MTEMSGPATHSSYPTVSLVDKLRLAASNGQVDKVQELIQLGATFHPDKEGRTPLHFAAVKGFVEVCKFLVGHGCPLDEQDSMGYTAIHRAASQGHTEVIRHLLEEGGSADTQDEHGNTALHEASWNGYSSALELLIKHNCNVVVTNKAGFTSLHLAAQNGHNQSTRVLLYGGCNPDLKNNYGDSSIHTAARYGHAGVTRILISARCCLNLQNKNGDTALHIAAAXKRRKIAKLLVEAGIDVFIKNKQTETAVDVARRKEHPEIILIITSFTRSKTPKSHKEVNFKDVPGSTMDGPVVVPDEDAPIKADKPSKEKSKFFFFKKKKKDKDKMEEGKTGTPGQQTAQSEKDKVQGFFSQYIPRPGSQYYRDLAGNIKQGPIGYTPLCQCGPALHKLEQHVNNNSENIYEHIDASNQVLHQRLNQLDKRTAQQVFAIDKLTKERLQREERNCNDRISQKLQEERNFMLKKYTEQTRMEVEDWLEAKLSSYGHCLSHHHDDSALPSKNFFTDIHENENGRLFRSRSDETLSQSDYSVKHKKREFYESRQAAMQQLRAWQNDVKEGKAKQNERIARESNLGKGTIYSSQGHMQVGQIQVHSAPKGDSSREENTRGSRVTFNLLSPSTASTSRTPFVQSPADSTDIKMYDSQGAIPKRIPHSQTWQGSEQFRNSPVKRESSPLTHSTPKSHDSSPYETVGGVKRGAMVRSHTTDPDGFQRSSQRYNQHHHVDPTYQRSSQRDSSTTRPNQTDSSDGFHRTRQRQSFPERGSSNTSTGNIPTSNSSGAGRIPLGASSPASASVKGLIPNPLSQRLDIQKRTRRLSLDLPVWQITWWGLVLSASSGDQTNSRTKDESSYGSGVKEVNPYGSVSVVKGLSRTNPSLRQVPKPPEKPEFLRKENISKQNDMYGYFVKNKDDMYMSMQPKVPPMMQRTRSSDELLLEENGITSAHEMAKRGGSADRTSMGQRSMNHTPNDLDARLSSAQNTNYVSNSQGHSTQGQSGQGQWSSYVTRGQNKAGCSTPVGQQEGSVPASYGQYSGRVLRTPESHYVSMNNDHYRMTSIGEKNRINNSRPPVENPYVSGKDVSQYRRGDISPAPYHSTYNMNRVGHSDDYDLIENVEKSRNMSKSESNLLDRTTGSSNSGNSPRGDLRVCRTPVSVGEEADKDHLRNMSNYPNAYNKEDSSSNPDSGYSSKIFGSRLRPGNAPSNSGSPSFNSGTPSSSFSTDHSISTPGHSHSNSPYIPVNHADYQQIPASRDEHQEVIESQVQNWYQKKLIEAANKLTEPSYEPSPQKPYPGQAPKRNFYPSHQQYRSDIPHYGNQPQYSNKSYCHSNSTYGNHQQMASFVQGSDV, from the exons AAGTGCAGGAGCTCATCCAATTGGGGGCCACGTTTCATCCAGACAAG GAGGGTCGGACACCTTTACACTTTGCTGCAGTGAAAGGCTTTGTTGAAGTGTGTAAGTTCCTGGTAGGTCATGGCTGCCCTCTGGACGAGCAGGACTCG ATGGGGTACACAGCAATACACAGAGCAGCCTCTCAAGGTCATACAGAGGTCATACGACACCTACTGGAGGAGGGAGGATCAGCCGACACACAGGACGAg CATGGGAACACAGCTCTACACGAAGCTTCCTGGAATGGTTACAGTTCTGCCCTGGAACTACTCATCAAACACAACTGTAATGTTGTAGTGACTAACAAG GCGGGCTTTACTTCCCTACACCTCGCAGCACAGAACGGACATAACCAGAGTACACGTGTCCTGTTGTACGGCGGCTGTAATCCCGACCTCAAAAATAAT TATGGTGATTCATCTATCCACACGGCGGCCCGATATGGACATGCTGGGGTCACACGCATCCTCATTAGTGCTAGATGTTGTTTGAACTTACAAAATAAG AATGGTGACACAGCACTACATATTGCAGCTG CTAAACGACGGAAGATTGCAAAACTTCTGGTGGAAGCTGGGATAGatgtttttataaaaaacaAG CAAACCGAGACTGCAGTTGATGTTGCCAGGCGGAAGGAACACCCGGAGATCATCCTCATTATTACATCTTTCACAAGG TCCAAGACCCCAAAGAGCCATAAAGAAGTCAATTTTAAGGATGTACCAGGCAGTACTATGGATGGTCCTGTGGTAGTCCCAGACGAGGATGCACCCATCAAAGCAGACAAACCCTCCAAGGAGAAATCCAAGTTCTTCTTCttcaagaaaaagaagaag GACAAAGACAAAATGGAGGAAGGCAAGACTGGGACCCCAGGTCAACAGACGGCTCAGAGTGAAAAGGACAAAGTTCAGGGGTTCTTCAGCCAGTATATACCTCGGCCTGGCAGTCAGTATTACAGGGATCTGGCTGGTAACATCAAACAG GGTCCGATAGGCTACACGCCCCTGTGTCAGTGTGGACCAGCCTTACACAAGTTGGAGCAGCATGTCAACAACAATAGTGAAAATATCTATGAGCACATTGATGCATCCAATCAGGTACTGCATCAACGTCTCAACCAGCTCGACAAGCGCACCGCCCAACAAGTGTTCGCCATAGATAAACTCACCAAAGAGAGGCTGCAGCGTGAAGAGAGAAACTGTAATGATAGAATTTCACAAAAACTACAGGAAGAGAGAAATTTCATGTTGAAAAAATACACAGAACAAACACGCATGGAAGTGGAAGATTGGCTCGAGGCCAAATTATCCTCATATGGCCATTGTTTGAGCCATCACCATGACGATTCTGCTCTTCCTAGCAAAAACTTTTTCACAGACATTCACGAAAACGAGAATGGACGTTTGTTTCGGTCTCGCTCAGACGAGACACTTTCTCAGTCGGATTATAGTGTAAAACATAAGAAACGTGAGTTTTACGAATCACGACAAGCAGCTATGCAACAACTACGAGCATGGCAAAATGACGTAAAAGAAGGAAAGGCGAAACAAAATGAGAGAATTGCTCGTGAAAGTAACCTTGGCAAAGGTACAATATACTCAAGCCAAGGTCATATGCAAGTTGGACAAATTCAAGTACATTCCGCACCCAAAGGGGACAGTTCACGTGAGGAAAATACGCGTGGATCTAGAGTGACTTTTAATCTTCTTTCGCCAAGTACAGCGTCGACGAGTCGGACACCTTTTGTTCAAAGTCCGGCTGACTCTACCGATATTAAAATGTATGACAGTCAAGGTGCTATTCCTAAACGAATCCCCCACTCGCAAACGTGGCAAGGTTCAGAACAATTTCGTAATTCTCCTGTTAAGCGAGAGTCAAGTCCCCTCACACACAGTACTCCAAAATCTCACGATTCTAGTCCTTATGAAACTGTGGGTGGTGTGAAAAGGGGAGCCATGGTCAGAAGTCACACAACTGACCCCGATGGTTTCCAAAGGTCAAGTCAAAGGTACAATCAACACCATCATGTTGATCCCACGTATCAACGATCAAGTCAAAGGGACTCTTCAACCACAAGGCCAAATCAAACGGATTCATCGGACGGATTTCACAGAACTAGACAGAGACAGAGTTTTCCCGAAAGGGGGTCCTCAAACACAAGCACAGGAAATATTCCGACCTCTAATTCCTCCGGTGCTGGA AGGATCCCCTTGGGAGCCAGCAGTCCAGCATCGGCATCGGTAAAGGGATTAATTCCAAACCCACTTTCTCAACGTTTGGATATCCAGAAAAGGACGCGAAGACTCAGCCTCGACCTGCCAGTGTGGCAGATAACATGGTGGGGCCTAGTGTTAAGCGCGAGTAGTGGTGATCAAACGAACTCTCGTACAAAGGACGAGAGTTCATATGGATCAGGGGTGAAAGAAGTGAATCCATATGGTTCTGTTTCTGTTGTGAAAGGTCTTTCACGGACAAATCCTTCACTTCGACAAGTTCCAAAACCACCAGAAAAACCTGAATTTCTTAGGaaggaaaatatttcaaagcaGAATGATATGTATGgctattttgtgaaaaataaggATGACATGTATATGTCCATGCAACCAAAAGTTCCTCCAATGATGCAAAGGACACGATCTTCTGATGAGCTTCTTCTGGAAGAGAATGGAATAACATCTGCTCATGAAATGGCAAAGAGAGGAGGAAGTGCAGATAGAACATCaatgggtcaaaggtcaatgaaCCACACACCCAATGACCTTGATGCAAGGTTATCTAGTGCTCAAAATACAAACTATGTGTCAAATAGCCAAGGTCACTCAACCCAAGGTCAAAGTGGTCAAGGTCAGTGGTCATCTTATGTGACCAGGGGACAGAATAAAGCAGGTTGTTCAACACCTGTCGGTCAACAGGAGGGCTCTGTTCCAGCTAGCTATGGTCAGTATTCTGGCCGTGTCTTACGGACTCCAGAAAGTCATTATGTCAGTATGAATAACGATCACTATAGGATGACATCCATTGGGGAGAAAAATAGGATAAACAATAGTCGACCACCTGTGGAAAATCCTTATGTGTCGGGAAAGGACGTGTCACAGTACCGACGCGGGGACATAAGTCCCGCTCCATATCATAGCACATACAATATGAATAGGGTTGGACATAGTGATGATTATGATCTCATAGAAAATGTGGAAAAATCAAGGAATATGAGTAAATCTGAGTCAAACTTGTTAGACAGGACCACTGGGTCTAGTAATAGTGGAAACTCCCCACGTGGAGATCTTCGTGTGTGTAGAACACCGGTTAGTGTCGGGGAGGAGGCCGACAAGGACCATTTACGAAACATGTCAAATTATCCTAATGCGTATAACAAGGAAGACTCTAGTAGCAATCCAGATAGCGGGTACAGCAGCAAAATATTTGGCAGTCGGCTCCGTCCAGGAAATGCCCCTAGCAACAGTGGGTCGCCTTCATTTAACAGTGGTACGCCATCTTCATCATTCAGTACGGATCATAGCATCTCCACGCCTGGTCATAGTCACTCAAACTCTCCATACATTCCAGTGAACCACGCAGACTACCAACAGATACCGGCATCACGCGACGAACATCAGGAAGTTATTGAATCACAAGTTCAAAACTGGTATCAAAAGAAATTAATCGAGGCTGCTAACAAACTAACAGAGCCTTCCTATGAACCGTCACCACAGAAACCTTACCCTGGCCAGGCTCCCAAAAGGAACTTTTACCCCTCTCATCAACAGTACAGATCTGACATTCCTCACTACGGCAACCAACCACAATACAGCAATAAATCATATTGTCATAGCAACTCTACATACGGAAATCACCAACAAATGGCTAGCTTTGTACAGGGCAGCGACGTGTGA